In Novipirellula caenicola, one genomic interval encodes:
- a CDS encoding DUF1559 domain-containing protein, translating to MVHRIFKHPSRHHHGFTLVELLVVIAIIGVLVGLLLPAVQAAREASRRMSCSNHLKQIGLGIANYHAAFNLLPRAWWLDTPPDAFNGKPWGVTLLPYLEQQAIYDEYDHETLPVDQLSPRNVALVQTPIAGYVCPSTPGSPADRKYTFNAVPAGLPFTATNIAPADYCPSTGVTGTYARHAYGNHLLANREGAMQVVSAVFGGHQDGSFAGILDGLSNTFLIGERTGGPVVFSGGREDPLATANLIGTEGGGWGDLVNGEHWLQGSLHGGLSWPPQDGPCAINCTNARGFGFHSFHVGGCYFAFADGSVRFFTESTDPKIISAHITRRAGEVIESVQ from the coding sequence ATGGTACATCGAATTTTCAAACACCCGAGCAGGCACCATCATGGTTTCACGCTCGTGGAATTGCTGGTTGTGATCGCAATTATTGGTGTGCTGGTGGGATTGCTCTTGCCTGCGGTTCAGGCGGCACGCGAAGCATCGCGGCGAATGTCGTGCAGCAACCACTTGAAACAAATTGGTCTGGGAATCGCCAATTATCACGCCGCATTTAACTTGTTGCCGCGAGCCTGGTGGTTGGATACGCCGCCCGATGCGTTCAACGGCAAACCGTGGGGAGTGACGCTGTTGCCGTACCTCGAGCAACAAGCGATCTACGACGAATACGATCACGAAACGTTGCCGGTCGATCAGCTCAGTCCTCGCAACGTCGCTTTAGTACAAACCCCCATCGCTGGTTATGTGTGTCCCTCGACACCGGGAAGCCCCGCGGATCGTAAATACACCTTCAATGCGGTTCCTGCCGGGTTGCCGTTCACCGCCACGAACATCGCTCCGGCCGACTATTGTCCAAGCACCGGCGTCACCGGAACCTACGCCCGACACGCGTACGGCAACCACTTGTTGGCCAACCGCGAAGGCGCAATGCAGGTTGTCAGCGCGGTATTTGGCGGCCATCAAGATGGCAGTTTCGCGGGGATCCTCGATGGGCTTTCCAATACCTTCTTGATCGGCGAACGCACCGGAGGCCCGGTCGTATTCAGTGGTGGTCGCGAAGATCCATTGGCTACCGCCAACTTGATCGGGACCGAAGGAGGCGGCTGGGGCGATTTGGTCAATGGCGAACATTGGCTGCAAGGTTCACTGCATGGAGGACTTTCCTGGCCTCCGCAAGACGGCCCCTGTGCGATCAACTGCACCAACGCACGAGGATTCGGATTTCACAGCTTCCACGTTGGCGGTTGCTATTTTGCCTTCGCCGACGGTTCGGTGCGATTCTTTACCGAGTCGACCGATCCCAAAATCATCTCTGCCCACATTACTCGTCGCGCCGGTGAAGTCATTGAATCCGTTCAGTAG
- a CDS encoding DUF1080 domain-containing protein, translating to MFHPIPFHRSLIAAFVAVCLFSISHGEETKTTSPEPGKWVSLFNGKDLEGWTPKIRYHELGENFNNTFRVEDGLLKVRYDGYDKFNETFGHLFYKDSFSHYRFRVEYRFLGEQCDGGPGWAFRNSGIMIHGEKPETMSRDQDFPVSIEVQLLGGDGKNARPNANLCTPGTNVVMNGKLFTPHCTSSSSDTFHGDDWVTVEIEVRGNEVIKHIIDGKTVLHYNKPQLDPKDAHAKELAEKQGGIQLSGGTISLQSESHPCDFRKVEIMVLEE from the coding sequence ATGTTTCATCCAATCCCGTTCCATCGCTCCCTGATCGCAGCGTTTGTGGCTGTTTGCTTGTTCTCGATCTCGCACGGCGAAGAGACAAAAACGACAAGTCCAGAACCAGGGAAATGGGTCTCGCTATTTAATGGCAAAGACCTAGAGGGATGGACGCCCAAGATCCGCTACCACGAATTGGGCGAAAATTTTAACAACACCTTTCGTGTCGAAGATGGCTTGCTGAAGGTTCGCTACGACGGCTACGACAAATTCAACGAAACATTCGGCCATTTGTTCTACAAGGATTCGTTCTCGCACTATCGATTCCGTGTCGAGTACCGTTTCCTGGGTGAACAGTGCGACGGCGGCCCCGGTTGGGCGTTCCGCAACAGCGGCATCATGATCCATGGCGAGAAACCCGAGACAATGAGCCGTGATCAAGACTTTCCGGTCTCGATCGAAGTCCAACTGCTCGGCGGCGACGGCAAAAACGCTCGCCCCAATGCCAACCTCTGTACCCCCGGGACCAATGTCGTGATGAACGGCAAATTGTTCACCCCTCACTGCACCAGCTCGTCGTCCGACACGTTCCATGGCGACGACTGGGTCACCGTTGAAATCGAGGTACGCGGCAACGAAGTCATCAAACACATCATCGATGGCAAAACGGTGCTGCATTACAACAAGCCTCAACTCGACCCAAAGGACGCTCATGCCAAAGAGTTGGCCGAGAAACAGGGCGGCATCCAATTGAGCGGCGGAACGATCTCGCTGCAATCCGAAAGTCACCCCTGTGACTTCCGCAAAGTCGAAATCATGGTGCTCGAAGAATAG
- the metF gene encoding methylenetetrahydrofolate reductase [NAD(P)H], with protein MSLASHFNSSDCAISFELFPPKTEAGIETLMKNVTRLKEFNPSFFTCTYGAGGSTRGTTLDVVEKVKQITGLPVASHLTCVGSTVAQLEDYLDEAKTRGVDYIVALRGDPPKGTEQFEAVEGGLRYANELVELIRSRFSDFGILVAGYPEVHQEAKDAKTDLENLKRKVDAGADVVVTQLFYDNADFYRFRDDCVAAGIDVPIVPGILPVTNFKQALRIAAMCKAAIPSGLSDAMNATDCEESQFSIGVEHAREQTVDLIKNGVPGIHYYVLNKSDAAEKLLDGLDLCCS; from the coding sequence ATGTCTTTAGCGTCACATTTCAACTCATCCGATTGTGCGATCTCGTTCGAGCTGTTTCCACCCAAAACGGAGGCGGGAATCGAGACTTTGATGAAGAATGTCACGCGTTTAAAGGAATTTAACCCAAGTTTCTTCACTTGCACCTACGGCGCCGGCGGTTCGACACGAGGAACGACGCTGGATGTAGTAGAAAAGGTCAAACAGATCACTGGATTGCCAGTCGCGTCGCATTTGACGTGTGTCGGTTCGACCGTGGCTCAATTGGAAGACTACTTGGACGAAGCCAAAACACGTGGGGTCGATTACATCGTCGCGCTGCGTGGCGATCCACCCAAGGGAACTGAACAATTTGAAGCAGTCGAGGGCGGGTTGCGATATGCCAACGAATTAGTCGAATTGATCCGAAGCCGTTTTAGCGACTTTGGCATTTTGGTGGCGGGGTATCCCGAGGTGCATCAAGAAGCCAAGGACGCCAAGACCGATCTCGAGAATCTAAAACGCAAAGTCGACGCCGGCGCGGACGTTGTGGTGACGCAATTGTTCTATGATAACGCCGACTTCTATCGTTTCCGGGACGATTGTGTTGCCGCCGGAATCGACGTGCCGATCGTGCCGGGGATTTTGCCGGTCACCAATTTCAAACAGGCATTGCGAATTGCCGCGATGTGCAAAGCCGCAATCCCAAGCGGGTTGTCCGATGCCATGAACGCGACCGATTGCGAAGAATCGCAGTTCAGCATCGGCGTCGAGCATGCTCGCGAGCAAACCGTCGATCTGATCAAAAACGGTGTACCCGGGATTCATTACTACGTGCTCAACAAGAGCGACGCCGCCGAAAAACTGCTCGACGGCTTGGATCTGTGTTGCTCGTAG
- a CDS encoding glucosamine-6-phosphate deaminase, with protein MTETSMDTTANNTSREKIPCRVFAKASDASIAAAKEIAALIRARAAAGENCVLGLATGSSPTRVYEELVRLHRDEGLSFANVIVFSLDEYYPMQPDELQSNARFLHEYLTDLVDIDLANIHFPDGSIEKSQVADFCAAYEAKIAEAGGIDLQILGLSRIGHIGCNEPGSERTTRTRMITLDRVTRIDAASNFFGAENVPRHALTMGVGTILESKKIFLLGFGEGKAAIIQQTVEQEATPAVPASFLQGHEGAEVFLDEAAASTLTRFDTPWLVGPIDWDAATTRRAVISLATRLSKAILKLTEADYNEAGFQDLLANHGSAYDINLRVFRHLQSTITGWPGGKPAHAKQVGDRPGHRDDIFPKRVIVFSPHPDDDVISMGGTLIRLVDQGHDTHIAYQTSGNIAVFDQDAIRFAEFAGDFCREFQIHAEGLEQIEDHVDEFLRKKRSGQVDSEQVQRIKGLIRRGEAREGARCCGVKDENLHFLDLPFYQTGRVKKAPLSDEDIRITVDLLRKIQPHQIYAAGDLSDPHGTHRVCLSAILQACQLCSDDPWYEDCAVWLYRGAWQEWAPEDIEMAVPLSPQEVERKRVAIFKHESQKDRALFPGSDMREFWQRAEARNADTARRYDMLGLAEYAAIEGFVRWDGKTGIEL; from the coding sequence ATGACGGAAACATCCATGGACACGACCGCAAACAATACGTCACGCGAAAAGATTCCTTGCCGAGTGTTTGCCAAGGCGTCGGATGCAAGTATCGCGGCGGCCAAAGAAATCGCCGCGTTGATTCGCGCTCGCGCGGCTGCCGGAGAGAACTGCGTGTTGGGATTGGCGACCGGTTCGTCGCCAACTCGCGTCTACGAGGAACTTGTCCGTTTGCACCGCGACGAAGGCCTTTCGTTTGCCAACGTCATTGTGTTCAGTCTGGACGAATACTATCCGATGCAACCGGATGAACTGCAAAGCAACGCTCGGTTTTTGCATGAGTATCTAACGGACCTTGTCGATATCGATCTCGCCAACATTCACTTTCCCGATGGCTCGATCGAAAAGTCGCAGGTCGCTGATTTCTGTGCAGCGTATGAGGCCAAGATTGCCGAGGCGGGCGGGATCGATCTGCAAATTTTAGGGCTCAGCCGGATCGGGCATATCGGTTGCAACGAACCCGGCAGCGAGCGGACCACTCGCACACGCATGATCACGCTGGACCGGGTGACGCGGATCGATGCAGCCAGCAATTTCTTTGGTGCTGAAAACGTTCCGCGTCATGCATTGACCATGGGCGTGGGAACGATTCTCGAGTCGAAGAAGATCTTTTTGCTCGGGTTCGGCGAAGGCAAGGCGGCCATCATCCAGCAAACCGTCGAACAAGAAGCGACCCCCGCGGTGCCCGCTTCGTTTTTGCAGGGGCACGAGGGAGCCGAGGTGTTTTTGGACGAGGCGGCTGCGTCGACGCTGACCCGTTTTGACACGCCGTGGTTGGTCGGCCCGATCGATTGGGATGCCGCCACCACGCGACGCGCGGTCATCTCGTTGGCGACGCGGCTGAGCAAAGCTATTTTGAAGTTGACCGAAGCCGATTACAACGAAGCCGGTTTTCAAGACTTGTTGGCCAATCACGGTAGCGCCTACGACATCAATCTAAGAGTGTTCCGGCATCTGCAGTCCACGATCACCGGTTGGCCTGGGGGGAAACCGGCGCACGCGAAACAGGTCGGCGATCGGCCGGGACATCGCGACGATATTTTCCCCAAGCGAGTGATTGTTTTCTCGCCCCACCCCGACGACGACGTGATTTCGATGGGCGGAACGCTGATTCGGTTGGTCGACCAGGGGCACGATACCCACATTGCCTATCAGACCTCGGGTAACATCGCGGTGTTTGACCAAGACGCGATTCGTTTTGCCGAGTTCGCTGGCGATTTTTGTCGTGAGTTTCAGATTCACGCCGAAGGGCTCGAGCAAATCGAAGACCACGTCGACGAGTTCCTGCGAAAGAAGCGGTCCGGTCAGGTCGACAGCGAACAGGTCCAGCGGATCAAGGGGTTGATCCGTCGCGGCGAGGCTCGTGAAGGGGCTCGCTGCTGCGGCGTGAAAGACGAAAACCTGCACTTTCTTGATTTGCCGTTCTATCAAACCGGCCGCGTCAAAAAAGCACCGCTGAGTGACGAGGATATTCGCATCACCGTCGATCTGTTGCGAAAGATCCAGCCGCATCAGATTTATGCCGCAGGTGATTTGTCCGATCCTCATGGGACTCACCGCGTTTGTTTAAGTGCGATTTTGCAGGCCTGTCAACTGTGTAGCGACGATCCGTGGTACGAGGATTGTGCGGTGTGGTTGTACCGCGGTGCGTGGCAAGAGTGGGCGCCGGAGGATATTGAGATGGCCGTGCCGCTCAGCCCTCAAGAGGTCGAGCGGAAGCGGGTTGCGATTTTCAAGCACGAATCTCAAAAAGACCGAGCGTTGTTTCCCGGGTCGGATATGCGTGAATTTTGGCAGCGAGCCGAAGCACGCAACGCCGATACGGCACGCCGCTATGACATGTTGGGGTTGGCCGAATACGCCGCGATCGAAGGATTTGTCCGCTGGGACGGCAAGACCGGGATCGAACTGTAA
- a CDS encoding ROK family protein, which produces MIVSDTDSAPLYLGIDVGGTDVKLGLVDGTCRIVATDRTATCELKTPQNVFRHAMQFAAGRPIVGVGLAVPGVLDSRAYVLREVVNLEGWLGVPLRDQLAEISGLPSMVVNDANAAAYAEHASRFLGVQSLALITLGTGVGCGMVVVGNPHGGDHGCAGELGHIAIDFSEDALPCTCGSRGHLETYAGAAGVIARMVQLSGEDAAALTPRQIATRAESGDTICQKVISDTAVYVGRAIGMLGQVADPAVVLLGGAMTFGGMGTETGRRFLEDVRKSVKETTLVQVGGNMKIEFATLGNQAGMIGAAMVARDRS; this is translated from the coding sequence ATGATTGTTTCTGATACCGATTCTGCACCTTTGTATCTTGGCATCGATGTTGGCGGGACGGACGTCAAACTTGGCTTGGTCGATGGGACATGCCGGATTGTCGCGACCGATCGGACGGCGACTTGCGAGCTGAAAACGCCCCAAAATGTGTTTCGCCACGCGATGCAGTTTGCTGCGGGGCGTCCAATTGTGGGTGTCGGGCTGGCTGTTCCGGGGGTGCTCGATTCACGCGCCTACGTGCTGCGAGAAGTCGTCAATCTAGAGGGTTGGCTTGGCGTTCCGCTGCGAGACCAATTGGCGGAGATCAGCGGTTTGCCCTCGATGGTGGTCAACGATGCCAACGCGGCCGCCTATGCCGAACATGCTTCGCGTTTTCTTGGGGTTCAATCGCTTGCCTTGATCACGCTGGGCACAGGAGTCGGCTGCGGGATGGTCGTGGTGGGGAATCCGCATGGCGGTGATCATGGTTGTGCCGGCGAACTGGGGCACATCGCGATCGACTTTTCCGAGGATGCCCTGCCCTGCACTTGCGGAAGTCGCGGTCACTTGGAAACTTATGCAGGCGCGGCGGGCGTGATCGCTCGGATGGTTCAATTGAGTGGCGAAGATGCTGCAGCGCTGACACCACGCCAGATTGCCACGCGTGCCGAGTCAGGCGATACGATTTGCCAAAAAGTCATCTCCGACACGGCGGTGTATGTCGGACGTGCAATCGGAATGTTGGGCCAAGTGGCTGATCCGGCAGTGGTGCTGCTGGGCGGTGCGATGACCTTTGGCGGAATGGGGACAGAAACCGGGCGACGCTTTCTCGAGGACGTTCGAAAAAGTGTAAAAGAGACCACGTTGGTTCAAGTCGGCGGAAACATGAAGATCGAATTTGCCACGCTCGGCAACCAAGCGGGCATGATTGGTGCCGCGATGGTAGCGCGGGATCGGTCGTAG
- a CDS encoding aminomethyltransferase, protein MTTSQIHLLSSLSVIDIEGADAAVILHNLTTNDVKSLEVGQGCESFVTDVRGKTLGHFHIFRRENGFRLIGASGLDEKRQSETFAAHADRYTIREDANVTIRDDEFVGFLFSSLPSAPHEDPLTWWQGSIGDVAGDTYRIRWLNDASWMVLIAREDLDAAMASVREGLTTPLGDEASFHHARTVAGFPWYGIDIDESNLPQEINRDEYAISFTKGCYLGQETVARLDALGQVQKKRVRLSIQGTLPAAGTTLESDGKTVVRLTSVTKVDDQQGLAIGFARRTHFDPGATATCDGCVATVIE, encoded by the coding sequence ATGACGACTTCTCAAATTCATCTTCTCTCGTCGCTTTCGGTCATTGATATCGAGGGAGCCGACGCGGCGGTGATCTTGCACAATTTGACGACCAACGATGTTAAATCGCTCGAGGTGGGGCAGGGTTGTGAAAGCTTCGTGACCGATGTGCGGGGCAAGACGCTCGGACACTTTCATATTTTTCGCCGCGAGAATGGGTTTCGTTTGATCGGAGCCTCGGGGCTGGACGAGAAACGACAATCCGAAACCTTCGCCGCTCACGCCGATCGCTACACCATTCGCGAAGATGCCAATGTGACGATCCGTGATGACGAGTTTGTTGGATTTTTGTTTTCCAGCTTGCCCTCGGCACCACATGAAGATCCGTTGACGTGGTGGCAGGGATCGATCGGTGATGTCGCCGGAGACACCTATCGCATTCGCTGGCTTAACGACGCGAGTTGGATGGTGTTGATCGCTCGCGAAGATCTTGATGCGGCGATGGCTAGTGTTCGCGAAGGATTGACCACGCCGCTCGGCGACGAAGCATCGTTTCATCATGCCCGCACGGTCGCCGGATTCCCATGGTATGGGATCGACATCGACGAATCCAATTTGCCGCAAGAGATCAATCGCGACGAGTACGCAATCTCGTTTACCAAGGGCTGCTATCTCGGCCAAGAAACGGTCGCACGGCTGGACGCATTGGGGCAAGTCCAGAAGAAACGAGTTCGGTTGTCGATCCAAGGGACGTTACCCGCGGCTGGGACCACGCTTGAATCCGATGGCAAAACCGTTGTCCGGTTGACCAGTGTGACCAAGGTTGACGATCAGCAAGGTTTGGCGATTGGGTTCGCACGACGCACTCATTTTGACCCCGGTGCTACGGCGACCTGCGACGGCTGTGTCGCCACCGTGATCGAGTAG
- a CDS encoding phytanoyl-CoA dioxygenase family protein, whose translation MKKTDFEIIPDRESIASEHREIGFVPTRNDSPQVLTPEQIDDWNSDGYLGPLDVYDSDAIAAVRQYFDQLLAETFAAGKDSYSISSAHLKHAPVWDLLTNERTVNLVADLLGENVIGWGAHFFCKMPGDGKRVDWHQDCSYWPLTPTKAVTVWLAIDDANAENGCMEVFAGSHKHGLIEFKDSDANAGNVLDQTVEHPEQYGTHRLTPLRAGQISIHSDLLLHGSSANVSNRRRCGLTLRYCPADVHAYLGWNQKGVVVRGVADPAKWPGAPRPAS comes from the coding sequence ATGAAGAAAACCGACTTTGAGATTATTCCCGATCGAGAATCAATCGCGTCAGAGCATCGCGAGATTGGCTTTGTTCCGACTCGCAATGATTCGCCGCAAGTGTTGACGCCCGAGCAGATCGATGACTGGAATTCGGACGGCTATCTTGGTCCGCTGGACGTCTACGACTCCGATGCAATCGCTGCAGTCCGCCAATACTTTGATCAATTGTTGGCCGAAACGTTTGCTGCGGGCAAAGATAGCTACTCAATCAGTAGCGCCCATCTAAAGCATGCACCGGTTTGGGATTTGTTGACCAACGAACGAACCGTCAACCTGGTTGCCGATCTGCTGGGCGAGAACGTGATTGGTTGGGGGGCCCATTTCTTTTGCAAAATGCCGGGCGATGGCAAGCGTGTGGATTGGCATCAAGATTGTAGTTATTGGCCGCTAACCCCCACCAAAGCAGTGACGGTGTGGTTAGCGATTGACGATGCCAATGCGGAAAATGGCTGCATGGAAGTGTTTGCGGGGTCACACAAACATGGGCTGATTGAATTCAAGGATAGCGATGCAAACGCTGGTAACGTGTTAGATCAAACCGTCGAGCATCCCGAGCAATACGGCACTCATCGATTGACGCCGCTGCGTGCTGGGCAGATTTCGATTCACAGTGACTTGTTGCTGCACGGGTCATCGGCGAACGTCAGCAACCGTCGCCGCTGTGGGTTGACGCTTCGCTACTGTCCCGCCGACGTTCATGCTTATTTGGGCTGGAATCAAAAAGGGGTGGTGGTGCGAGGAGTCGCCGATCCAGCGAAGTGGCCCGGGGCACCACGCCCGGCGTCGTGA